Genomic segment of Bdellovibrio bacteriovorus:
GCCATCGTGACACCGTTTGCGGCATCACGCAAAGTCACGTTGTTCAAGTCACCGACTTGAATGTTGAGTGAACTGACCAGACCTTCTTTTAAAACATACTCCGCTAAGGCCAAACCTTCGCTCAAACCACCTGATTCAGTCATTGTTGAAACGGCACTTCTCATATCAAAATCGGGATGCACTGTAAGACCACGATTTCCGTCAGCCACGTGCACACGCCAGAAATTTCCTTGGTCCGAAATCAAAGGAATATCACTGATACCGACAAGACCTGATTGGCGCATGCTGGATTCAATGATGCTTTTGTATCTATTCACGGCACTTGTCCAATATCCATCGATATTGCCGATGCCTTTTTTCATAAGGTCTGAAGCATTAGAAAGATTTTTTGCGAGAACTGTCGAGCCCGCGAAATCGGACTGAGCATAAGCACGTAAGCGCGCTTGCGCTAAATCGAAGGCATCACGGTTGCGAGTCTTTAAGTCACGACCTTTTACACGGCCCCCTTGAGGACCACCAAAGCCTTCAAGCAAGGAATGCAAAGGACTGCCGGTAAGTTTATTGAGCGCCTTACCTTTAAGAGACATGTAGTTCCCGTAAGCTCCACGGTTCGGCCACTCCACCGCCTCAAAAGTTTTTGAAGAATAGTCGGCCGCTAGACCCATCACTGAAGAAACACCACCCACAGGTGCTTGCTGAACCGTCGCATTGAACGGATGGCCGTCAAAGCCCGTACCGAAGCCGCGAATTACCAGCATGTGTTTAAGAAGATCTGTTAAAGGACGTTGTCCCGCACTGCTATTCACCGTGTGCGAAAACATGTGAGGAACTAAAACACCATTATAATTAAACGAACTGTATTCAACACCCGTGACTCTGCCACCCGAGCTCACGTATTTCGTCGCCACCATCGGATTAAAATCCAATTGTGTGTCGGAAGGATTGGTTCTCATCCAAGCGTCAAAAGTATAACGAAGAGGTCCCCCTGCCATCAAAATATTGATGTAGTTACGAGCTCCCGCTGTGCCGTTGGCCTCAGCTTGGGCTTCATGAATAAAGCCTGTGCTTAACACATTCAGCAGACGCTCAAGCGGAGTCGGAATTAAAGCTGTCGCACCGATAACGGCGCCACCAGCCATAAAACCCCTGCGTGAAAAATTATTATCGTCCCCCATTGTGTCCCCCGGTTTACTGCTCTCGGAAATTCGCTTCTTTATAGTACTTCGACGACATGATTCGTTTGATCATGCGACGAACGGATTGAGAATCGCGAAGCTCTGCCCCCAAAGCTTCCACGAACTCGCGGTCTGCTATAGATTCGCTGGATAATTTTCTGTTCAATTCTGCGTTGGCAGGATTTGAACGGTCGTAAAGAGCGACTTGGATACCTGTGAAATACTCGAAGTATCTTTTTGCCGCACAATTATAATAGTCCGGCGTATTTGCCATCGCCTCGCCCAACTGCGCAACTCCATTCACAGGTTTATCAATCAAAGTTCCTGTCATTGATCTAAAGAACAAGCGACCCGTTGGTTGTTGACGATGGAAGTTCGCCACAGGCTCTGAAGGCCAACCAGCGACGGAAGACAAATCAGGTTTATAAGTCACCATGTGCAATGCGGTTTTAGAATGTGTGCGAGATCCTTCACTCATGACGAAGTAATCAGAACCTGCCATCACCACATTGCGAGTCGTGTAGGCCATAGGATCTAAAGTCGCATGGCACATCACACAGCTTGCAGAGTTTCTAAATGGTGCAGAAGAATTTCCAACCACCATTGTGCGAATATCCGATTCACGCAGCGCCGGCAACTCTTGGCAAAGGAAAGAGTTCATATTGGTTTGCGACCAGCGACGAGCAACTTTCGTTGTTCCATTCGCCTCAAGACCACGGCCATGCCCATAGTTCAAAAGAATATAAATGGGTGTTCCTAAAACACCACCGCCCAATGTGGCGTTTAGATTGAACGAGTGATTCAATCCTTGCTGCTCATTTCCACGACGATCGGCACCAAGTGGCTGCAAGCTGACGTTTGGAATCATCACGCTCTCGCTTTTAATACGAATCCCCACTAATTCACCGACTTCAATTTTAGGTAAATGCAGGAACATGGAATTTGTCGTATCCGAATTTCCGTTAAAACCACCCGTCAATGCACGGAAGTTAAAAAGGTTTTCGTTAAAGCCCGCGTGATTGCCGTAAAGGCGACGCGCTGGAAAATTCACATTCCAGCCGATTTGACTGCGAACAGCCGCGTTTTCCTCTCGTTGAGCGTGCACACCCCAACCCAAAGTCAGAACGTCTTTGTACTCAGCCCCACGAGCAAACATGGCGCGAGTCAAAGCTAGACCTGGCTCTGTGGAGTCATAGATATCCATAGTCCCACGAGCCAACTCCTCGTTGTATTCTTGGATTTGTTCCACGGAGTTTGCAGAGAACCATGTACGATGAAAATTATAGAAGTTATTAAGAACGGCTCTAGCTTCTTTATCGTTGCGATTGATCAATGGACCCGAAGCATCTAGCTCGGCCTTATCCAAAAGACTGTTGCAGGCATCCAAGGCTTTCACCTTCCCTGCTTTGATCTGGATCATCGTAGCGTGTTTAAGAGGTACGGGCTTACCCGTTAGCTGAGTATAGCAACGATTAAAGAGCGCCGCCTCAGACAAAGTCTGAGCCGATGACGAAACTGACGCCAACAGCACCATAACTGTACCAGTAATAAAATGTGTCACGGTCATTCCCCCGAATTCTTCCGCTCCCTAATAGTATCGGATGGTTAAGGTAAAAGACGACCTCGCTTCTTAAATTGAGACATAAATAATTTGAATACGTGTTCCGCGGAGGAAACCTAAGTAAATTTATCCGGATTTTAGAGGTAACAGAGGGTCCGGTTTTCCTTTAGTTTCATTTTGATTCTGACGATAGTATCACTATGAAAATCATCATTACAGCACTGCTATTATCAGCCCTTGTTTCACCAGCTTATGCGATTCGCACCCTCAGTGTAAAAAAAGACCGCGTCCTTCTAGATCTTGAAGGAGAATCTGTTCAAGCCGGTGAAAAATTGGGAGTTCGTGATGGTGATGGTAAAGCGCGCGCCCTTCTTGAAATCAAACAAGTCAAAAACAACCGAGCAGTCGCCGCGATCCTTAAAGGTTCAATGAGTCCTGACTTTTCCATCGAAAAGCTTTCTCGTGGCGCAAAGTCTTCGCAAACTGCGAGCCGTGCGCCAAAATCTCAATCTGCTTGGGGATTGACTGCGGGTTACGCCATGAATACGATGACTGTAAAACCAACGGGCACTTCAAGCATCTCTCTTTCTGGAAATAGCTTTAATCTTTCGGGCTTCTATCAAATGCAACTAGACGGCAATATCAGTGCGCGCATTTTGGGTGGTTATGAATCCTTGCAAGCTTCTGGAACTTCCTCTGCGGCTTCATGTACGGGCAGCTCAGACTGTAAGGTCGAAATTGGCTACTTGGGTGTTGAAGCCTTGGTTCGTTATACTTTCTTAAAAACGAAGACTATGGAATTCAACGCCGCCGCGGGTTTAGGATTCCTTTTTGCCATGAATAAAAGCAGTAACGTTCTAGACACCAGCAAAATTTCCACAAATCAAACCATCGTGGTGTCTGCAGGAATGGACTATCATCTTAACCGCAACAATTTTATTCCGGTTCAACTTGATTACGCTATGTACCCGGACAACAACACATCTTCCGCAAAACAAATCATCCTTCGCGCGGGATATGGATTTAACTTTTAGTTAGGTTGATAATGAAAAAACTGGTTTGTGCAGCGCTTGCTCTGACAGCGATGGTGGTTTCTTTTAAACTGCTTCGCCCCAGTTCGTCCCTTGAAGGCTCGGGCTCTTTTTCATCTTTGAATAAAAACAAATATGCTCCCTTAAAGCTTCCTGCTTTTCCTAAAACCGGATTGAATCAATTCAATTCTCCCGCGGAAGTCGCGAATTTTTTAGAAAGTTATCACGAGCGCAAAGTTTTTGCCTGGGAGCCAGGTTATCCCATTTACATCCCCGCCTTTGACAGTTTCAATCGACCTTATTTTCGAAGTCACGAGCGCAGCCAGACGGCACCACTCGCCAGCGGATTTAAAAAATATCAACACGGCGTTTGGATGGACTTGCCCTTTGATATTTCCGCAGTGAAAAAACATTTTCCGAATTCCACCGTGGATGAGATCGCTTCCATGAACCGACAAGATCTGATCTGGGATCCGAAGATGGCGGTCTTTGATAAAGACGACATTCTTTACAGCGTCGTCCGTATCAAAACCAAAGACTCAGCGAACAAACACTATGTTCTGATGTACTCAAAGGATCACGGGAGCACTTGGAAAAGTCAGGTTCTTCTAAGCTCTTCAACACTACCTGAATGGTACGACCTTGAAAGACCTTACACTTCAAAACCTCTGCCGGGTCCGCCGGCTTTCTTGTACTTTCAAGCTAGCGGCAAAGTCTCTGGTTACGAAAGTGGATTTGAATACTGGCAAGGAACTGTTGGAACCTTGACGCTGCAAACGACTTCATTTGATAAAAACGGAGAGCTGGTCGCTGACACTCCCCTCACCCTAAGCACAACAGCACAGCCCATCGGTTATCGCAGTGGCAGTGCCGTTAAACTTCTGCGCGCCGGAGATAAATATTTTGTCGTCTGGCTAGAAGCCACTTTGGATCACAAGTTAGAAAAAAATCAAAGAGGTCGCCCTACGAATACGGTGCCCGATAAAAATGGCAATCCCTATTCAGGAATTTGGGTTGCAGAGTATGACGTCAAATCCGGATTGATCAGGAAAAAAGAAATTCTTAAAACCTGGCCTTTGAATGACAACCACAATCAGCCCGGCATTGTGCGCTCAAGCCAAGGAATCTTGCACGTTATTGGCGGATCGCATGGTGGCCACTTCACATATACCTCGTCGACAAAATCGGACTCTATCGATACCTGGTCCGCACCGCAATTTGTGAACACGACGGACAGTGGGTATAGCGCGAACTTCAATATTCCTGGTGTTTCTGGCGGTAGCCAAACTTATGTCTCTTTCATCATCGACAGCAAAGACAAGCTTCATGTGGCCTATCGCCTGTGGGCTTACGATAAGTCCCTTTTTGACTTTGAATATTTCGGAGCACTGGCCTACCAAACGGCGGAGCTTACAAGCGAATCGAATCTTTACAAATGGAGTGCTCCAAAGATTTTGGTCTACCCGAATGCGCAAGAATACACGCATTTCTATCAAGTGATGACCATTGATCGTCGCGATCATCTTTACTTAGAGTACAGTCAGATGCGTCCCTATGCGCCTTACTATTTCAAGACTCCATCCGGAGAGGCTATTAACACCTCGGCCATGCAGAACTCCGCCTTACTGAAAACCAGTGACGGCGGACACTCTTGGCATTTGGTGGAGGACGAGGATTTTCGCTAATTAATTTCTAGCGCACATTTCGACAGTTGCGAAGTTCGACGGATCTGTATCCGATCTTTTGCTGACACTTTCTTTGCACTTGAGCGTGTGCGCGCACAGCACTTACGGCTTCTGCCGCAAGATTCGTGAAGTAATTTACTTGGTACGCGTTCGCGCGTCCCCAGCATTCACACTCGACCATCACAAAGTTCTGAGGTGGTGTTACCTGTGACATCGTCACCTCATCAAAGCCATTCAAACCACAGCGGTGCGAGTAATCACATCGCACTTGCACTAGAAATTTATCTTTGATTTTCGAAACACTCACCGACAAAGAAAGCGTTGCTAAGTCGGTTAAAAATGGCGGAAGCATTGGATACTCCACTGTGGATCCCAATGGCACAATAACTTCATGAGGGAAACCGGCAAATGAAGAAGAGCAATTCACGGTGCCAACCGCCGACACCGGCACCTTAACTTGGTCGCCCATCACCTCTAGGGAAATAGTCCGCGACGATTTTGGATAGATATAGTTCTGAGTTCCTTCATAGGTGCAAGCGGCCCCATACTGCGGGTACTCACTGCGTGCCACTACTTCCATATTTCCCTGAACCACTTCAGCAAAGGTGACTGTTGGTAACAAAAATAGAATCGTTAGAATCGCTTTCATAAAACCCCCGGGGCCGATCACTATCCCAAATCCTGAGGACTTTTCAACCAAGATGCCCAGGGTCATTGCGAGGCACATGAAATTTGCTCCCTCTAACACCGCTAGGTTCGAGTTGAGGGACAAAGAAGTGTCAATTTTTTGTCCTACGAGAGAATGTTTTCACCTCACACGAAAGAACTTACCACCACGTCAAAATTTGATAAATGTGGGCGGTTCTTTTCGAATCAAGGAGTCTTTATGTTTAAAAAGCTATCTCTTACTTTGGCCGTCGCATTAACATTAAGCGCCTGTGCCGAGACCGCTCAGCAAGCGCAAGTGGAATTAAGTGGCCAACAAAAAGGTGTCATTGGTGGCGATAAAGTAGAAGCAAATAGCCGCATCAGCCGTTCGACCGTCGGTCTTTATGACGAAAATGCTAAAGCCCTTTGCACTGGAACTTTGATTGCACCAAATCTTGTTTTAACAGCTGCACACTGTATCGATCCCACATCGGATAAAATGGTGGTTTTATTCGGTCAGGAATTTAAAAATGCTGACGCTTCTCAACTTCGTCGCGTCGTTAAAAAAGTTCAGCACAAATTCTATGGTGAGATGAAGGCAGAAGACATGTACGACATCGCCATGCTTCGTTTTGAAGGTACGGCTCCCGCGGGTTATGCTCCGGCTCCCCTTCTTTCGGACTTCTCTGGCATCAGAAAAAACACAGAAGTCGTTGTTGCAGGCTTTGGTTTGAACTGGGCTTGGGGAGTTAAAAAAGGGGCTGGCACTCTGCGCACAACCACTTTGAAAGTGAAGTCTCCCATGAACGGCTCTACCGAAATCATGTTGGATCAATCACTTCGCCGTGGTATTTGCAGCGGTGACTCTGGTGGCCCTGCTTATCTTGATGTGAACGGTCAGTTGTATCTCTTGGGTGTTGCAAGTCGCGGCGATTCTTTGCCGATTCCGTTGACTCCGGATTGTTTTATTCTTTCCGTTTTCACTCGTGTTGATGCCCATGCCGACTGGATCAATGAAACAGCTCTTGAGTTGTTGAAATAATCTTTCTTTAAGTTCCTAAATCTAAGTAAAAACCCCGAAAGCAATTTCGGGGTTTTTTATTGTGATCTCGCTAGTATATACCTCTCGGAACAGACTGCCCTTTTGGGGCCCCTGTCTCAATTTTAGACAGGTGTCGAAAAGCTCTCCTCCATCGTATTGGAGCTAAGGCCTATAAAGCATTGGAACTTTCATTGCACCAGGCCCCTTTGGATCATAGCCCCTACACGAACGAGGTTTAACTATATGGTACGTCGGCTTCAAACATCGCGCATGTTGATTCCCCTGCTACTGTCGTTGCAAGGCTTTAATGCCTTGGCTGCGGACTTGAGTCCTCAGATTGCGAACAAGCACCTCTTGCCTAAAGCAGTGCAAGTGCAAGTCACGCAACGTGGAATGAAGTACTTTGATAACCGTTTGAGCGATCTATTAGGAAACCTCGGTGTGAAGCTCGATGAAGGTTATTTCCCGGCGATGAGCTATACTTTTGAAAAGCCCATCAACCCTGATGATTTTAAAGACTCCAATCCTGAAATGGTAAAAATGTATGCACAAGTTCGCGACCTTCTGACTCAATGGTTGGTTGGCTTTTCAATGGACGAACACCGCCCTACGATTGAGATCGGCGAGTCCGGCTATATCGCCAACTTTTCTCGTTTCGGCTTGGTGACCGATGAAGCCCTGATGAAAGCACTGGGAAAGCGCGACGGCGCGGTTTTGGCTATCGAACTTGAAGTCAAAAAGCTTTCTATTGCCACTCACTCTGTGAAAGCTTGGGATATGAACAATGAATTTCTGGGTCAAGTGGGCCTGGAAGATGTTTCCATCACTGCAGGTGACGACACGACTCCTTTGAAAATTCGTCTTCCCTTCTACATTCGCTCCAACGCCAATGGAGGGTTGGATTTTGAAGCCTTAGAGATTGACAACAATCTTTCCGAAGCTCCCATTGCTTACCAATACAAAAAATTAATCGTCCCGCAAATCGCGGTTGAAATTAACGGAAAAAAGTTTCAGCTCAACACCGCTCAACTTGATGCGATGTTGATGGAGCAGGCGCCGGTCATCCTTCAAAAAGTCCGTGAAAGCCTGGGTGACTTTGCTCGTAAGCAATTGCCCGAACTTTTGAATCAAAAAGCCAAAGAATTTTTAAGTGGCTCTTTGGAGCAGGTTCAAGACATGGTTCCACCTGGAACCGAAGAATACGACCGCCGCCCTAACTTTAAATGGGGTTTAAAACTTCAGAATATCAATTTGAAAAAATCTTTGAATATTGAGCTGACGGCTTACGTTGAGGATCCAATCAATCCTCAAAGTCGCCCGGTGGCATCCAACGGCCCTCGCGGTCTTCCCCAAGTCAATTTGCTGCCGCAGGAAAACTACGACCTTGCTTTGACGCTGGATCGCGCTTTGATCAACCGTGTTTTGCAGTTAAGTTACGAACGTAAAAACTTTGAGACCATCCGCCAATCCAACGGCACCGTATTGAAGCTAAAGGCGGCGCCAACGATTGACTATGTAAAAACTCCAGCCGGCGCGGTCTTAAAGCCACAGGAGGCTTTCGTAAAACTGCATGTTTCAGTTGAAAATGAACCGGGTCATATCGCTCTTAAAGATAAAATCGTGATTGATTTCGACATCATTGCAAAATTACGCCAGTTGAGCGATAAGTCCGGCATGCAGCTGCAGTTGCATTCCATCGATGTGGACTCTTTGGTTATGGACAACAAATACCTTTCACTTGTGGGTAAGTTGATGCCAGGCAAAGTGCGCGAAGGTGTGAAAGAACGACTGCGTGAGCAAAGTGCAGGCTGGAAAACTGTGGATGAAGTCATCCCGGGAAGTTTGCCTCTTCCACCTGTGATTTTAGGAATTAAATTGGATATCAATCGCGTTGCTGTCGATCCAAACGGTCACATCGTCATGTATCTAGACTACGCGAAAACAGGAGCTAAAAAATGAGATCTCTAAAACTCATCGTCATCAATGCGCTAACTCTGATCATCGGTCTGGGTTTGATGAGTGGTTCTGTTTCCCAAAGAAGTGCGGAAGCCGCTCGTTTTGAAAACATCCCTTCACTTCAAGTCAATCGCTTGGGGAATTTGCGTGGGCAGTACCTGACAGTTCTTTACGCTGTCGGTTCCCGTCCGTTTATTTCTACGGACTCTTCGCAAATCACGATCTCTCAAGTGAAAGAGTCACGCACGGTTTATATCTCTGCGGACTCGATGTCTTTGCCTTCGGTGCAAGTTGAAAAAGAAGGTTTCCGTCCTTCTTACAACATCATCGTCTTTGTTGTTTCTCCTCAGCCGAACTATAGCTGGGTGAACGCGGATGGTTCAGCACCTCAAGGTATGAGTATCACAAACAACCGCATGAGCTCTTTGATCAATGCGATCAACAAAACAGATGTTGATAGTTTTGTCGCCGCTCAAGGCGAAGCGGGAACTCTGCAAGTAAATCTTGTGAAATAAAATTTCCGAAAAACACAGGGCGATGGTGAAAACCATCGCCCTTTTTTATTTGGAATACTGATTCTTAAACTTGAATTTCCGAGGCAGCACGAATGCCGCTGTCCAGGGCTCCGTGCAAAGTTCCCGCAAATCGAACGCTCGTGTGCTCGCCAGCAAACTGAAACCTTCCACCATACTCGGGTTCAGCGGCCACACCTTTAAATCGCATATACTGACCAGGTTTAAAGACCGCCATGGATCCTAAAGCCCATTTACGTTGCTGCCAGTTAGCAACTTCTGAAGCACCTTCTGAAATCACTGGAAGATCATTATAGAAAATATCCAGATCCTTCAACGCTTCCCCGGTCGCGGCGGCCCCGGCTTTGGCTCCGGAAGCTCCGGCACGCTGGAAAGTTAACAGACCTTGAGTCCCCTTCTGCGCTCGTCCCGAGTCCCATATTTTTTGAGTTACAAAATCTCCCGTAAAGTTTCCGACATTGGCAGGCACATTCCCACGACGATCACGCCAGAACGGAGAAGCAAACCCCAACGTGCCTTTCGCGTGTGTCGCATAGGCCTGCGACATGATGTTTTCTTTTTTCGCTTGAGAGAAATTTAAATTCTGAACGCCGTTGACCTCGCGCAGTTTTGAAAAAGGCAAAGTGCAGATCACATGTCTTGTCGTGAAAGTTTCTTTTCCTTCCGGCGTTTGGAAAGTAAGTTCAAAGGCTCCATCATCTTCCACGATTTCCGTTAAAGGACTGTTCAGCTTCACCACGTAATCGGGTATCACACCAGCAACCCGCGCTGACAGTGTTTGCATCAGATTTGAGAGTCCCCCATCCATGCGATACACCGCTCGCCCCGCTAAAAGCGAACTTCCTTCCGCATCGAGAGTCGACAAGAAATGAAGAGCCGACTGGTCTTTCGCATCGACACCGAAACGGCTGACCGCTTGAGCTTCGATCAGTTGGAGCACCAACGGATCCACTTCACTTTTCCAACTATCCAACAGATCCGCTAAGGACAAAGAGTCATAATAGGCCGCTCGTTCAAACTGAAAAGAATTTCGATATGTCAGGATGACATCTTGTTCACGATACAATTCGCTACGAATACGACGGAAAGGATTTTGCAAAGTTTTAAGACGTGCAGCGATGTCTTTCACTTTATAAACTTTTTTGTCGAACGAAAAAAGATGAGCTTCAAGTCCCGTCGCGGCCTTCACTTCGCTTGTCGGAATATTAAGCTCTTTTGCCAAGTCAAAGACGCGAGTGTGTGAGCTATCAAAAAACTCGGCACCTAATTCCGCAACGGGCCCTCCTTGCGGAAAGACGGTCACGGACTGAACACGCCCACCGACTCGTGAGGAGGCCTCGAAAATACGGAATGGAATTTTGCGTTTTTTAAGTTCAAAGGCGGCAGAAAGTCCCGCCGCACCCGCCCCCAGGATGACGACTTCATTTTTAAAATTTCTTTTATCGCCCATAAAATAGCGATCTAAGCTTGTGCAGCTGCTAAGTGCCATAGCTGACGTGCCTAGAGCAGAAACTTTTAAAAATTCACGGCGAGTAAAAGAACTTTTTGCCATCAACCCCTCACATGCATAGAATGGCAACACTTTGGCACAGAATCAAATCAATCTCATAAATCTAGAAAGAATGTTTGATGATTTAGCACAGAATAACTGGGCGGCTTCATCCACAGTTTTCACTCGAGAATTCTGCCAAAATCTTGCCCACGAGTGTCAAAAACTTCACTCGGAAGGAGCCTTTCAAAAAGCCTCGATCGGACGCGGAGTCACAAAAACAGTTCACACAGAAATCCGTGGTGATTTCACTCTGTGGATCGAAGAGGACGCCGCGACTCCTTTGCAGAAAGCTTTTCTGTCAAATCTGCAGTTGCTTTTACAAAAGCTTAATCAGGATTTTTACTTAGGACTGAAAAGATATGAAACGCATTTTGCTCTCTACCCACCGGGGGCGGGCTATGATAAGCATATCGATAATCATCGAGGTAGCGGAGCAAGAAAGATCACTTTCATTCTGTACCTCAATGAAAGCTGGCAAAAGGGAGACGGTGGTGAATTGAGTCTCTATCAGCCTGATCAGGAAAATGTTCTGATCACTCAGATCGAGCCTCTGCTTGGCACCCTTGTTCTTTTCCGCAGTGACCTCTTCCCTCATCAAGTCGAGAAGAGCTTTCAACCACGCCTGAGTATCACAGGATGGTTTAGGGACGATGCATCATGAAGTCACTCTTTTATCAGGTCGTATTCACTCGTTTCTACGCGCGAGTTTTGATTCTTATCACGTCTCTTTTAGGCGCGGTGTTTGGATTGTTAGGTCCCTTCTTTCAAAAGGAATTCATTGATCAACTGACGGGACAACAAGGGCATTTGCACCTTGTGGATTTCTCAAATCCCCTGACCTATGTTCTAGGTGCATTCTTCTGCGTCTTGATTGCACAGGCGTTTTCGCAACTGACGAACTATCTAAGCATCCGCGAGTCTTTGCATATGCAAAAGGTTTTTGCACAAAGACTTTATGAAAAAACCTTGCACCTGCGAGTCGACACAATGAGTGGCAAACCTGTGGGTGAAATCGTTTCTTTATATGCAACGGACGTGCAAGGGGCGACGGTGTTCTTAGATCAAACCTTGCCTGCCGGAGCCTCGACTCTTTTTCCATTGATCCTGGCTCCATTTGCGATCTCGATTCTGTTTGATGTTCCTATTTGGCCGACCGTCCTTTTGATGTTCGCGATTGCAACACTGAACACCTTCATGGCGTTTCGCCAATCGAAGTTCTTTTTTAACTTTAAGCAATTAGCAGCAGAGCGTATCGGACTTGTGAATGAATGGATTCAAAATATTCGCACCATCCGCATTCTGGGATGGATTCGTCACTTTGAAGCCAACATTTTTGTAAAACGTGAAATTGAAACTCGCAATCGTGTCTTGATGGTGACCAATGGTCAGATCATGAACTCGATTTCTTCATCGATCACCTTTTTCTTAAACGTCGTCGCCTTAGGTTCCTTGGTGCTTTATACAAAACACCAAATGACAAGTGGCGAGCTTTTAGCGCTTCTTTGGATTGTCGGAGTTTTCTTAACTCGTCCTTTCCGCCAAATGCCCTGGTTCTTCACCTTCGCTTTTGATTCTTGGACATCGCTCAAACGTCTGGAAGATTTTCTTTCCACCAGAAACAATGAAACTAGTGGTGAAAAAGAACTTTCAAACCAAGAACGAAAACGCGAAGAGAAATTTGCGCTGCAAGTTCGCAATTTAAATCTGTCGATCAGTGGAAAACGCATTTTAAAGAACATCAATTTGGATGTGAAACACGGAGAGTTCGTCGCCATCGTAGGCGAAGTGGGTGCCGGAAAATCCATGCTTCTACTTTCCCTGTTGCGTGAAACCGGAGCCAGTTTTGAGACTTATCACTTCGGCGAAAAAAATGCTCTAGAGATGACCTTAGACGAAGTGCGTGCCCAATATGCGTACGTGCCTCAAGAAGGTTTCATCATGAACGCGACATTACGTGAAAACGTGGCCTTTGTTTATGACATCGAACCCGAGCGCGATCCGATGATCGAAGAGTCTTTAAAACTTGCGCAGTTTGATTTAAACACGGAACGCGTTGAAAAAGGTTTAGCGACTGAAATTGGCGAACGCGGTGTGAATCTTTCCGGAGGTCAAAGACAGCGCGTGGGACTGGCGCGCGTTCACTTTCATAAGGCCCCGGTTTTACTCTTGGATGACTGTTTGAGTGCCGTTGACGTTGACACCGAACAAA
This window contains:
- a CDS encoding DUF1501 domain-containing protein: MGDDNNFSRRGFMAGGAVIGATALIPTPLERLLNVLSTGFIHEAQAEANGTAGARNYINILMAGGPLRYTFDAWMRTNPSDTQLDFNPMVATKYVSSGGRVTGVEYSSFNYNGVLVPHMFSHTVNSSAGQRPLTDLLKHMLVIRGFGTGFDGHPFNATVQQAPVGGVSSVMGLAADYSSKTFEAVEWPNRGAYGNYMSLKGKALNKLTGSPLHSLLEGFGGPQGGRVKGRDLKTRNRDAFDLAQARLRAYAQSDFAGSTVLAKNLSNASDLMKKGIGNIDGYWTSAVNRYKSIIESSMRQSGLVGISDIPLISDQGNFWRVHVADGNRGLTVHPDFDMRSAVSTMTESGGLSEGLALAEYVLKEGLVSSLNIQVGDLNNVTLRDAANGVTMAHTGIKDMHETGAIPAVLLTTAYYRALAAGLLELIDQLKKTKVNNTDLWSETVVQIISEFNRSARANGTGSDHGFNQMVTSVYTGAFSNGPYVVGNIIKGGHGGGYTGTQGIGAAIDGYNQAGRPTPTMAASTVAALLRVPKNPYENLAAPLVELSGNSLRVMKTAKIVG
- a CDS encoding outer membrane beta-barrel protein is translated as MKIIITALLLSALVSPAYAIRTLSVKKDRVLLDLEGESVQAGEKLGVRDGDGKARALLEIKQVKNNRAVAAILKGSMSPDFSIEKLSRGAKSSQTASRAPKSQSAWGLTAGYAMNTMTVKPTGTSSISLSGNSFNLSGFYQMQLDGNISARILGGYESLQASGTSSAASCTGSSDCKVEIGYLGVEALVRYTFLKTKTMEFNAAAGLGFLFAMNKSSNVLDTSKISTNQTIVVSAGMDYHLNRNNFIPVQLDYAMYPDNNTSSAKQIILRAGYGFNF
- a CDS encoding BNR-4 repeat-containing protein, producing MKKLVCAALALTAMVVSFKLLRPSSSLEGSGSFSSLNKNKYAPLKLPAFPKTGLNQFNSPAEVANFLESYHERKVFAWEPGYPIYIPAFDSFNRPYFRSHERSQTAPLASGFKKYQHGVWMDLPFDISAVKKHFPNSTVDEIASMNRQDLIWDPKMAVFDKDDILYSVVRIKTKDSANKHYVLMYSKDHGSTWKSQVLLSSSTLPEWYDLERPYTSKPLPGPPAFLYFQASGKVSGYESGFEYWQGTVGTLTLQTTSFDKNGELVADTPLTLSTTAQPIGYRSGSAVKLLRAGDKYFVVWLEATLDHKLEKNQRGRPTNTVPDKNGNPYSGIWVAEYDVKSGLIRKKEILKTWPLNDNHNQPGIVRSSQGILHVIGGSHGGHFTYTSSTKSDSIDTWSAPQFVNTTDSGYSANFNIPGVSGGSQTYVSFIIDSKDKLHVAYRLWAYDKSLFDFEYFGALAYQTAELTSESNLYKWSAPKILVYPNAQEYTHFYQVMTIDRRDHLYLEYSQMRPYAPYYFKTPSGEAINTSAMQNSALLKTSDGGHSWHLVEDEDFR
- a CDS encoding S1 family peptidase, with amino-acid sequence MFKKLSLTLAVALTLSACAETAQQAQVELSGQQKGVIGGDKVEANSRISRSTVGLYDENAKALCTGTLIAPNLVLTAAHCIDPTSDKMVVLFGQEFKNADASQLRRVVKKVQHKFYGEMKAEDMYDIAMLRFEGTAPAGYAPAPLLSDFSGIRKNTEVVVAGFGLNWAWGVKKGAGTLRTTTLKVKSPMNGSTEIMLDQSLRRGICSGDSGGPAYLDVNGQLYLLGVASRGDSLPIPLTPDCFILSVFTRVDAHADWINETALELLK
- a CDS encoding DUF2785 domain-containing protein, which translates into the protein MVRRLQTSRMLIPLLLSLQGFNALAADLSPQIANKHLLPKAVQVQVTQRGMKYFDNRLSDLLGNLGVKLDEGYFPAMSYTFEKPINPDDFKDSNPEMVKMYAQVRDLLTQWLVGFSMDEHRPTIEIGESGYIANFSRFGLVTDEALMKALGKRDGAVLAIELEVKKLSIATHSVKAWDMNNEFLGQVGLEDVSITAGDDTTPLKIRLPFYIRSNANGGLDFEALEIDNNLSEAPIAYQYKKLIVPQIAVEINGKKFQLNTAQLDAMLMEQAPVILQKVRESLGDFARKQLPELLNQKAKEFLSGSLEQVQDMVPPGTEEYDRRPNFKWGLKLQNINLKKSLNIELTAYVEDPINPQSRPVASNGPRGLPQVNLLPQENYDLALTLDRALINRVLQLSYERKNFETIRQSNGTVLKLKAAPTIDYVKTPAGAVLKPQEAFVKLHVSVENEPGHIALKDKIVIDFDIIAKLRQLSDKSGMQLQLHSIDVDSLVMDNKYLSLVGKLMPGKVREGVKERLREQSAGWKTVDEVIPGSLPLPPVILGIKLDINRVAVDPNGHIVMYLDYAKTGAKK